The sequence CTCACCGATGGTCTCGACGGCCTGGCCATCATGCCGACCGTGATGGTGGGCGGCGCGCTGGGCATTTTCTGCTACCTGTCCGGCAACGTGAATTTCGCCGACTACCTGCTTATCCCCTATATCCCAGGTGCGGGCGAGCTGATCGTGTTTTGCGGTGCGCTGATCGGCGCCGGGCTTGGCTTTCTCTGGTTCAACACCTATCCGGCACAAGTGTTCATGGGCGATGTCGGCGCGTTGGCGCTCGGCGCGGCGCTGGGGACCATCGCGGTGATCGTCCGGCAGGAAGTCGTGTTGTTCATCATGGGCGGTGTGTTCGTGATGGAAACGCTGTCGGTGATCATCCAGGTGGCGTCCTTCAAGCTGACCGGCAAGCGGGTCTTCCGCATGGCGCCGATCCATCATCATTTCGAACTCAAGGGCTGGCCCGAACCCCGGGTAATCGTGCGCTTCTGGATCATCACGGTGATTCTGGTGCTGGTCGGTCTCGCTACGCTGAAATTGAGGTAACAAAGAGTGCTCATCGCTTCCGATCAGTTCCGCATCGTCGTAGGTCTCGGCAAGAGCGGCATGTCTCTGGTTCGTCATCTGGCGAGCCGCGGTGTGCCGTTCGCCGTGGCCGATACGCGCGCGAATCCGCCGGAGCTTGCCACTCTCAGGGCGCAATACCCGAATGTGGAAGTCCGTTGTGGTGAACTCGATCCGCAATTTCTCTGCCGAGCCAGTGAGCTGTTGGTCAGCCCCGGCCTGCCGATCAGCACGCCCGCGATTCAGGAGGCCGCCGCGCGGGGTGTGAAACTGTCTGGCGACATCGAACTGTTCGCCCGTGAAGCCAAGGCACCGATTATCGCCATTACCGGATCGAACGCGAAAAGCACCGTGACCAGTCTGGTTGGCGAAATGGCCGTCGCGGCCGGCCGCAAAGTGGCCGTGGGTGGAAACCTGGGCACGCCGGCGCTCGATCTGCTCGACGATGCGGTTGAGCTCTACGTACTCGAATTGTCGAGCTTCCAGCTGGAGACGACCGACCGCCTGAACGCGGAGGTCGCGACCTGTCTGAATGTCAGTGAAGATCACATGGACCGCTATGACGGGCTGCCAGCCTATCACCAGGCCAAGCACCGGATCTTCCGCGGCGCACGCCAGGTCGTCATCAACCGCGACGACCGCCTGAGTCGCCCGCTGATCGCCGATGACGTTCCGGCCTGGTCCTTCGGGCTCGGAAAGCCTGATTTCAAGGGGTTCGGATTGTTCGAGGAGAAGGGCGAAAAATACCTCGCCTTCCAGTTCGATGCGCTGATGCCGGCCAACCAGTTGAAGATTCGCGGCGCCCACAATCAGTCCAACGCATTGGCGGCGTTGGCCCTCGGCCACGCGGTGGGGCTGCCGTTCGAGCCGATGCTCGCCACGCTGCGCAACTTCGCCGGGCTTGCCCACCGTTGCCAGTGGGTCGGTGAACGCAAGGGCGTCAGCTATTACGATGACTCCAAGGCGACCAACGTCGGCGCCGCGCTGGCCGCAATCGACGGCTTGGGCAGCGATATCGGCGGTGAGCTGATATTGATTGCCGGTGGCGACGGCAAGGGCGCTGATTTTTCGCCGCTGCACAGCCCGGTCGCCCACCATTGCCGGGAAGTCGTCGTACTGGGGCGCGACGCCGAGCGGCTGGCCGTAGCGCTCGACGGCGCAGCACCGATCCATCGCGTCCAGACCCTTCAGGACGCCGTGCAGCTTGCCTCGAAGCTGGCGAAGCCGGGCGATGCGGTACTGCTTTCGCCGGCCTGCGCCAGCCTCGACATGTTCGAGAATTTCGAAGATCGCGGACGCCAGTTCGCCGCTGCGGTGGGGGCGCTAAGCTGATGCTCGCCTTTCTGCGCAGCGCGCCGTCCCCCCTGTTCAGCCGTCGCGGCCTGGACCTGGATTTTCCGATGCTCGCCGGGTGCCTGGCGCTGCTGGGACTGGGGCTG is a genomic window of Stutzerimonas stutzeri containing:
- the murD gene encoding UDP-N-acetylmuramoyl-L-alanine--D-glutamate ligase; translation: MLIASDQFRIVVGLGKSGMSLVRHLASRGVPFAVADTRANPPELATLRAQYPNVEVRCGELDPQFLCRASELLVSPGLPISTPAIQEAAARGVKLSGDIELFAREAKAPIIAITGSNAKSTVTSLVGEMAVAAGRKVAVGGNLGTPALDLLDDAVELYVLELSSFQLETTDRLNAEVATCLNVSEDHMDRYDGLPAYHQAKHRIFRGARQVVINRDDRLSRPLIADDVPAWSFGLGKPDFKGFGLFEEKGEKYLAFQFDALMPANQLKIRGAHNQSNALAALALGHAVGLPFEPMLATLRNFAGLAHRCQWVGERKGVSYYDDSKATNVGAALAAIDGLGSDIGGELILIAGGDGKGADFSPLHSPVAHHCREVVVLGRDAERLAVALDGAAPIHRVQTLQDAVQLASKLAKPGDAVLLSPACASLDMFENFEDRGRQFAAAVGALS